A section of the Petrimonas sulfuriphila genome encodes:
- the ligA gene encoding NAD-dependent DNA ligase LigA, producing MKDLFSNNNIQPAESPSVGGNSAAKDKLETLRKQLHEHNYNYYVLSQPTISDIDFDALMQQLAELEKEYPEFYDPNSPTMRVGSDINKNFVQVQHRYPMLSLQNTYTEEEIADFFNRVKRSLNEDFEIVCELKFDGTSISLVYENGRLSQAITRGDGKQGDDVTANVRTVRNIPLVLKGDNIPGYVEVRGEILMPWSVFEELNRERESQEEPLFANPRNAASGTLKMQDSKVVAARKLESSVYYLMGEGLPSDSHFENMELARKWGLNVSATMKKCCSLEEVFEFLKYWDVARKSLSVATDGVVLKVDSLSQQRNLGSTSKFPRWAIAYKFNAEKALTRLESVTYQVGRTGAVTPVANLEPVLLSGTTVKRASLYNEDAILALDLHIGDRVYVEKGGEIIPKITGVDKEARFLIGDKVQFVTRCPDCDTPLIRNEDEAVHYCPNSENCPPQIKGRIEHFVTRRAMNITMGPETIGLLYDKGLIRDAADLYALQFEDLVSLERWAETSANNLLASIEKSKTVPYERVLFALGIRFVGETVAQKLALAFHDIDLLAAATVEKLTSVEEIGDRIARSVKDFFENPGCADFVNRLRAHGLQFQLSEEALAARTDKLAGLTVVISGTFELHSRDEYKAMILQHGGKNSGSVSKNTDYILAGENMGPAKLEKAEKLGIKVIDEKTFLKMLDCSFL from the coding sequence ATGAAGGATTTGTTTTCAAATAACAACATACAACCTGCAGAATCTCCATCGGTTGGCGGAAATTCGGCGGCTAAAGATAAGTTGGAAACCCTCCGCAAACAGTTACACGAGCATAATTACAATTACTACGTACTGTCGCAACCTACCATTTCCGATATTGATTTTGATGCATTGATGCAGCAACTGGCGGAATTGGAAAAGGAGTATCCTGAGTTTTACGACCCCAATTCGCCCACGATGCGGGTGGGAAGCGATATTAACAAGAACTTTGTTCAGGTGCAGCATCGATATCCGATGTTGTCGCTGCAAAACACTTACACCGAAGAGGAGATTGCCGATTTTTTCAATCGTGTAAAGCGCTCACTGAACGAGGATTTTGAAATTGTATGTGAGTTGAAATTCGACGGGACATCGATTTCACTCGTTTACGAAAATGGCAGGTTATCACAGGCTATTACCCGGGGCGACGGCAAGCAAGGCGATGACGTTACGGCTAATGTCCGTACCGTGCGAAACATCCCGTTGGTGCTCAAAGGTGACAATATCCCCGGGTATGTTGAAGTGCGGGGCGAAATTCTGATGCCTTGGAGTGTTTTTGAGGAACTGAACAGGGAGCGCGAGTCACAGGAAGAACCACTTTTCGCTAATCCCCGCAATGCGGCATCGGGAACACTTAAGATGCAGGACTCAAAGGTGGTTGCAGCCAGGAAACTGGAGTCGTCTGTGTATTACCTGATGGGAGAAGGATTGCCGTCAGACAGTCATTTCGAAAATATGGAACTTGCCCGCAAATGGGGGCTGAATGTATCCGCTACAATGAAAAAGTGTTGTTCGTTGGAAGAGGTTTTCGAGTTTTTGAAATACTGGGACGTGGCGCGTAAAAGCCTTTCTGTTGCTACCGATGGCGTGGTGCTGAAAGTAGATTCCCTTTCGCAGCAACGCAATCTCGGCTCAACCTCCAAGTTCCCCCGGTGGGCCATTGCTTACAAATTCAATGCCGAGAAGGCCCTTACCCGTCTGGAGTCCGTTACTTACCAGGTGGGACGCACCGGTGCAGTAACACCCGTAGCCAACCTTGAACCTGTTTTGCTTTCGGGAACAACCGTAAAACGGGCTTCCTTATACAACGAAGATGCCATTCTTGCACTTGATCTGCACATCGGCGACAGGGTTTATGTGGAAAAAGGCGGTGAAATCATACCCAAGATCACGGGGGTTGACAAAGAGGCCCGCTTCCTTATCGGGGATAAGGTACAGTTTGTTACCCGTTGCCCCGATTGCGACACTCCGTTGATACGGAACGAGGATGAGGCCGTGCACTACTGCCCCAATAGCGAAAATTGTCCGCCACAGATAAAAGGACGTATCGAGCATTTTGTTACCCGTAGGGCAATGAACATCACTATGGGCCCGGAAACCATAGGGCTGCTTTATGATAAAGGCCTGATCAGGGATGCTGCCGATTTATACGCGTTGCAATTCGAGGACCTGGTGAGCCTGGAGCGTTGGGCGGAAACCAGTGCTAATAACCTGCTGGCAAGCATTGAAAAATCGAAGACAGTCCCTTACGAAAGGGTATTGTTTGCTCTCGGAATTCGTTTTGTGGGAGAGACCGTTGCTCAGAAGCTGGCATTGGCCTTTCACGATATCGATTTGCTTGCAGCTGCAACGGTGGAAAAACTAACGTCGGTGGAGGAAATCGGCGACCGCATTGCCCGGAGTGTAAAAGACTTTTTCGAAAATCCCGGATGCGCGGATTTTGTGAACAGACTTCGTGCGCATGGCTTGCAATTTCAACTGAGTGAAGAAGCCCTGGCGGCAAGGACGGATAAGCTGGCGGGACTTACCGTGGTGATAAGCGGAACATTTGAGTTACATTCGCGCGACGAATATAAGGCAATGATTTTACAACACGGAGGAAAGAACAGCGGGTCGGTATCTAAAAATACTGATTACATCCTTGCCGGAGAAAATATGGGGCCAGCAAAATTAGAAAAAGCCGAAAAGCTGGGGATCAAGGTTATCGATGAAAAAACATTTTTGAAAATGTTGGATTGTTCATTTTTATAA
- a CDS encoding aspartate 1-decarboxylase, whose amino-acid sequence MQLTLLKAKLHRATVTEANLNYTGSITIDKTLLEQSGILVWEKVSVVNNNNGQRFETYVIEGEAGSGTICLNGAAARLVQPGDKIIIMAYVSLSPEEAKEHKPGVFILDEDNRITERI is encoded by the coding sequence ATGCAACTCACTTTATTGAAAGCAAAACTTCATAGGGCGACCGTTACGGAAGCCAATCTCAATTATACGGGCAGTATCACCATCGATAAAACCTTGCTTGAGCAAAGCGGAATTTTGGTTTGGGAAAAGGTTAGCGTGGTGAACAACAACAACGGGCAGCGGTTTGAGACCTACGTCATCGAAGGAGAGGCAGGCAGCGGCACCATTTGCCTGAACGGTGCGGCGGCCCGGTTGGTACAACCCGGCGACAAAATCATCATCATGGCATATGTTTCCCTGTCGCCCGAAGAAGCAAAAGAGCACAAACCCGGTGTATTTATTTTGGATGAGGACAACCGGATAACCGAAAGGATATAA
- a CDS encoding pantoate--beta-alanine ligase, whose protein sequence is MIITTVKELREYLGAQRTSGKSIGFVPTMGFLHEGHLSLIRRAKAENDTVVVSDFVNPTQFAPNEDFESYPRNIERDEQLATGAGADVVFYPSAEEIYPRGSSTFVEVAGDITRVLCGASRPAHFKGVTTVVAILFNIVQPRRAYFGQKDAQQAAILIKMVADLYMDIELIVCPIVREEDGLAMSSRNTYLSATERAQAVILNKALREGQAAFEKGEDNVEKLIRQITGKINEAPLACIDYVSIYAYPSLKTIETVSDKALAAVAVRFGKTRLIDNIILEK, encoded by the coding sequence ATGATCATTACAACCGTAAAAGAATTGAGGGAGTATCTCGGTGCGCAACGCACATCGGGAAAATCCATAGGCTTTGTCCCGACCATGGGATTCCTGCACGAAGGGCATCTCTCGCTTATCCGTAGGGCAAAAGCCGAAAACGATACGGTAGTCGTCAGCGACTTCGTTAATCCCACCCAGTTTGCCCCCAACGAAGATTTCGAATCCTATCCCCGGAACATTGAACGCGACGAACAACTCGCCACAGGTGCCGGAGCCGATGTGGTGTTCTATCCTTCCGCGGAAGAGATCTATCCCCGGGGAAGTTCCACTTTTGTGGAAGTCGCCGGCGACATCACCCGGGTACTTTGCGGAGCTTCACGCCCGGCTCATTTCAAAGGTGTTACAACGGTTGTGGCCATTCTCTTCAATATCGTTCAGCCGCGAAGGGCCTATTTCGGACAAAAAGATGCACAACAGGCGGCTATTCTGATAAAAATGGTAGCCGATTTGTACATGGACATCGAGCTGATCGTCTGTCCGATTGTCAGAGAAGAAGACGGGCTGGCCATGAGTTCGCGCAACACCTATTTATCGGCTACCGAAAGGGCGCAAGCTGTCATATTGAACAAAGCGCTGCGGGAAGGACAGGCGGCATTCGAAAAAGGGGAAGACAACGTCGAAAAACTGATACGGCAAATTACCGGTAAGATAAACGAAGCGCCGCTTGCCTGCATCGATTACGTAAGCATATATGCATATCCGTCGTTAAAAACGATAGAGACCGTCAGCGACAAAGCGCTTGCGGCTGTTGCAGTAAGATTCGGCAAAACAAGATTAATCGACAACATAATTTTAGAAAAATAG
- the panB gene encoding 3-methyl-2-oxobutanoate hydroxymethyltransferase: protein MAQKFTVKSFQEAKDNNRKISMLTAYDYSMAKIVDAAGIDSVLVGDSLGMVFQGNESTLPVTLDEIIYHTKAVVRGVKNALVVADMPFLSYHVSKEEAVRNAGRMIKEGGAEAVKMEGGTLFSETIKAVVDAQIPVMGHIGLTPQSVNAFGGFKVQGKDEQSAKRIWEDAKLLEEAGVFAITLECIPDKLAQLITKSLRIPTIGIGAGKSCDGQVLVINDMLGMFSDFVPRFIKQYAKLNTEITAAVQDYIAEVREGDFPAGEHTFDMDADILEKLY from the coding sequence ATGGCACAAAAATTTACTGTAAAATCCTTTCAGGAAGCGAAAGACAATAACCGGAAAATAAGTATGCTCACCGCCTATGATTATTCGATGGCGAAAATAGTGGATGCCGCAGGAATCGATTCCGTCCTGGTTGGCGATTCACTGGGAATGGTCTTCCAGGGAAACGAATCAACGCTCCCGGTTACTCTTGACGAAATAATATATCACACAAAAGCCGTTGTCCGGGGTGTGAAAAATGCGCTGGTAGTCGCCGACATGCCTTTTTTATCCTATCATGTTTCAAAAGAAGAAGCTGTGCGGAATGCAGGCAGAATGATCAAGGAAGGTGGTGCTGAAGCCGTCAAGATGGAAGGCGGCACACTTTTCTCGGAAACAATAAAAGCCGTTGTGGATGCACAAATTCCGGTAATGGGGCATATCGGGTTAACACCGCAGTCGGTCAACGCTTTCGGCGGGTTTAAAGTACAGGGAAAAGACGAACAAAGCGCAAAGAGAATCTGGGAAGATGCCAAATTGCTGGAGGAAGCTGGCGTTTTTGCCATCACACTGGAATGCATTCCCGACAAGCTGGCCCAACTGATCACAAAATCCCTCCGCATCCCGACCATAGGCATAGGAGCCGGAAAAAGTTGTGACGGCCAGGTATTGGTAATCAACGACATGCTAGGAATGTTCAGCGATTTTGTTCCCCGGTTTATAAAGCAATACGCAAAGCTGAACACCGAAATTACGGCAGCTGTCCAAGATTACATTGCAGAAGTCCGGGAAGGCGACTTTCCGGCCGGAGAACACACGTTTGATATGGATGCGGATATTCTGGAAAAGCTGTATTGA
- a CDS encoding fumarate hydratase — protein sequence MATKSFHYQDPFPMSKDTTEYYLLTKDHVSVSEFEGKEVLKISQEGLTLMAQTAFRDVEFLLRPEHQEQVAKILTDPEASDNDKYVALTFLRNSEISAKGILPFCQDTGTAIIMGKKGQQVWTEGNDEEALSRGVYNTFINENLRYSQNAPLNMYDEVNTGTNLPAQIDLYAVQGNEYKFLCVAKGGGSANKTYLYQETKALLTPEKLEAFLTEKMKSLGTAACPPYHLAFVIGGTSAEANLKTVKLASTKYYDNLPTEGNEFGRAFRDIEMEEKLKIASEKLGLGAQFGGKYFAHDVRVIRLPRHGASCPVGMGVSCSADRNIKAKINKEGIWIEKMEDNPTRLIPESMREAGEGGGVKIDLNRPMPEILAELSKYPVSTRLSLNGTIIVGRDIAHAKLKERIDRGEGLPQYIKDHPIYYAGPAKTPKGYASGSMGPTTAGRMDSYVDLFQSHGGSMIMLAKGNRSQQVTDACQKHGGFYLGSIGGPAAILAQNSIKSLECVEYPELGMEAIWKIEVEDFPAFILVDDKGNDFFKVVTQPNCALG from the coding sequence ATGGCAACAAAATCGTTTCATTATCAAGACCCTTTCCCAATGTCGAAAGACACCACAGAATACTACCTACTGACCAAAGATCACGTATCGGTTTCGGAATTTGAAGGGAAAGAGGTATTGAAAATTTCTCAGGAAGGACTTACACTGATGGCACAGACGGCTTTTCGCGATGTGGAATTTCTGCTGCGTCCCGAGCATCAGGAACAGGTAGCCAAAATTCTTACCGACCCCGAAGCGAGCGATAACGACAAATACGTGGCGCTCACTTTCCTGCGCAATTCGGAAATATCGGCCAAAGGAATTCTTCCCTTCTGCCAGGACACGGGAACAGCAATTATTATGGGCAAAAAAGGGCAACAGGTATGGACGGAAGGAAACGATGAGGAGGCCCTCTCGCGTGGTGTTTACAACACGTTTATAAACGAAAACCTACGCTATTCGCAGAATGCGCCGCTCAACATGTATGACGAAGTGAATACGGGGACAAACCTCCCTGCTCAAATCGACCTGTACGCGGTTCAAGGGAATGAGTACAAATTCCTTTGTGTTGCCAAGGGCGGCGGATCAGCCAATAAAACATACCTGTATCAGGAAACCAAAGCGTTGCTCACCCCTGAAAAACTGGAAGCGTTCCTGACGGAAAAAATGAAATCGCTGGGAACTGCAGCCTGTCCGCCCTATCATTTAGCATTTGTCATCGGCGGCACCTCTGCCGAGGCCAACTTGAAAACTGTAAAACTGGCATCCACAAAATATTACGACAATCTCCCCACCGAAGGCAATGAATTTGGCCGGGCGTTCCGCGATATTGAAATGGAAGAAAAACTGAAGATCGCGTCTGAAAAGCTGGGACTGGGCGCTCAATTCGGTGGAAAATATTTTGCACACGACGTGCGCGTTATCCGCCTGCCCCGTCACGGAGCCTCTTGCCCCGTAGGAATGGGAGTGTCCTGCTCGGCCGACCGCAACATCAAAGCAAAAATCAACAAAGAAGGTATCTGGATTGAGAAAATGGAAGACAACCCAACCCGCCTTATCCCCGAGTCGATGCGTGAAGCCGGTGAAGGCGGCGGCGTGAAGATCGACCTCAATCGTCCGATGCCGGAAATCCTGGCGGAACTGTCCAAATACCCGGTTTCAACGCGGCTGTCGCTTAACGGCACCATTATTGTCGGGCGCGACATAGCACACGCCAAGCTCAAAGAGCGGATCGACCGCGGAGAAGGTCTTCCACAATACATCAAAGACCATCCCATCTACTATGCCGGGCCGGCAAAAACGCCCAAAGGCTATGCTTCGGGATCCATGGGACCGACCACGGCAGGGCGGATGGATTCCTACGTAGACCTGTTCCAATCGCACGGCGGCAGCATGATCATGCTCGCTAAAGGGAACCGCAGCCAGCAGGTGACCGATGCTTGTCAGAAACACGGAGGGTTCTACCTGGGCAGCATAGGGGGTCCGGCGGCCATTCTGGCACAAAATAGCATCAAGAGCCTCGAATGCGTGGAATATCCCGAACTGGGTATGGAAGCCATCTGGAAAATCGAAGTGGAGGATTTCCCCGCTTTCATTTTGGTGGACGACAAAGGGAACGACTTCTTCAAAGTAGTTACCCAACCCAATTGCGCATTGGGATAA
- a CDS encoding DUF2520 domain-containing protein has translation MKIAFIGAGQVSTALGLYFKNNGFEIGGYYSRSCKSTERAARLTHSHPYASAGELINDNQMIWITTPDDQIEAVVRQITLLPPPRKDEKLVLHASGAYPLSILNPLKENGYQTACAHPLLAFGDPVVAQEKLGNVWFAIEKPGEDNGQLTGFFKACGNQTFTVDPGKKSLYHAAACVLSNYLVTLLDASFAIFEKSGMPRDNIQEAARPLLESVILNLKGKDLKDALTGPIKRGDKNTVRMHLESLNALMPEMTALYTLMGRKTMQLLGDYSLEEVLNTPLSKQ, from the coding sequence ATGAAGATTGCTTTTATAGGTGCCGGCCAAGTTTCAACCGCTTTAGGATTGTATTTCAAAAACAACGGTTTTGAGATAGGAGGTTATTATAGCCGAAGTTGTAAAAGCACCGAAAGGGCGGCCCGGCTGACCCATTCCCATCCTTATGCATCTGCAGGGGAGCTGATCAATGACAACCAGATGATATGGATCACGACACCCGATGACCAGATTGAAGCCGTTGTCCGGCAAATCACCCTTCTCCCTCCCCCCCGGAAGGACGAAAAGCTGGTCTTGCACGCCAGCGGCGCATATCCTCTTTCCATACTGAACCCGCTAAAAGAAAACGGCTATCAAACGGCTTGCGCACATCCGCTTTTGGCATTCGGCGATCCCGTTGTAGCACAGGAAAAATTAGGCAACGTATGGTTTGCCATCGAGAAGCCGGGGGAAGATAACGGACAATTGACCGGCTTTTTCAAGGCGTGCGGAAATCAAACGTTCACCGTAGACCCCGGCAAGAAATCCCTTTATCACGCGGCCGCCTGCGTTTTGTCGAACTACCTGGTAACGCTGTTGGATGCCTCCTTTGCGATTTTCGAGAAATCGGGCATGCCCCGAGACAATATTCAGGAAGCAGCCCGGCCTTTATTGGAAAGCGTTATCCTTAACCTAAAAGGGAAAGATCTTAAAGATGCGCTTACCGGTCCCATTAAGCGAGGCGACAAAAACACCGTCCGGATGCATTTGGAAAGTTTGAATGCTCTTATGCCGGAAATGACAGCGTTATACACGCTGATGGGAAGAAAAACCATGCAGCTGTTGGGCGATTATTCGCTGGAAGAAGTACTTAACACCCCGCTCTCTAAGCAATAA
- the coaBC gene encoding bifunctional phosphopantothenoylcysteine decarboxylase/phosphopantothenate--cysteine ligase CoaBC — translation MKTIVIGVSGGIACYKAVEIVNQLKKDGHNVEVIMTRSAQEFVTPLTFRTMSHNPVVTDMFDPVREWDTKHIDLAKAADLFVIVPATANIIGKIASGIADDMLTTTVMAARSPVLIFPAMNTFMYENPIVQDNIEKLKKWGYHVYETAEGELACGDFGKGKLLPWEEIVKIIEEFDLPDD, via the coding sequence ATGAAAACGATCGTTATCGGAGTTTCAGGCGGAATTGCCTGCTACAAAGCCGTAGAAATTGTCAATCAGCTGAAAAAGGACGGGCACAACGTGGAAGTGATCATGACCCGATCCGCCCAGGAGTTTGTCACGCCGCTCACTTTTAGAACTATGTCGCACAATCCGGTTGTCACTGACATGTTTGACCCGGTACGGGAATGGGACACCAAGCATATCGACCTGGCCAAGGCAGCCGACCTGTTCGTCATTGTGCCCGCCACAGCCAACATTATCGGGAAGATTGCCTCGGGAATTGCAGACGACATGCTCACTACCACCGTGATGGCAGCCCGAAGCCCGGTACTTATTTTCCCTGCCATGAACACCTTTATGTATGAAAATCCGATTGTTCAGGACAACATCGAAAAACTGAAAAAATGGGGATACCACGTCTATGAAACCGCTGAAGGCGAGCTTGCCTGCGGTGATTTCGGAAAAGGGAAACTACTGCCATGGGAGGAAATCGTGAAGATTATCGAAGAGTTTGATTTACCCGATGACTGA
- a CDS encoding SLC13 family permease, with the protein MVITFIILIATASLFVWGKIRSDIVALCSLLGLLLTGILTPTEALSGFSNPIVIMIAALFIVGGAIFQTGLAARVSKGLLRFAGNSDYKLFLLVISVTALIGSVLSNTGTVALLMPIVVSMATSSNMSVRRLLMPMAFASSIGGMMTLIGTPPILIVHNTLVESGHRGFSFFTTLPVGIILLFCGILLLWPLSKTLDKKRKKDDDDNRSTVKSPKQLVTEYRLAENMYRVETNGKSPVVGKKLSELDITKQYAVTIAEIRRRSTSPFKKTVTQELPEAGTVLGDNDVLYLIGDFVNVARFAEEKDLKFIDQSSDDSMPTFSGKLKFDEIGMAEVVVLANSNIIGHPVRESGFRKNYNVNIIGIQRKTRYLVQNVKDEKIQSGDMLLVQGAWEDIDRLSRLQAEIVVIGQPSAEASKVTLEDKAPVAGIIMGLMVVAMIFNFFPPVVAVLMAAVAMILAGCFRSVRDAYRTINWESVILFAAMMPLATAMEKTGASELISSGIVGSLGSRGPYLVLAGIYLGTSILTMFISNTATAILFAPIALQAAVALGVSPYPFLVAVAVAASMCFASPFSTPPNAMVVSAGRYSFLDYVRVGLPLQVFYMVIMVFALPLVFPF; encoded by the coding sequence ATGGTTATTACTTTCATTATATTGATTGCAACAGCGTCTCTGTTTGTTTGGGGGAAAATACGTTCCGATATTGTAGCGCTTTGCTCATTGCTGGGCCTTTTACTCACAGGTATTCTTACGCCTACAGAGGCGCTGTCCGGATTTTCAAATCCCATTGTGATCATGATTGCGGCGCTATTTATCGTGGGTGGCGCCATTTTTCAAACGGGACTGGCCGCTAGAGTAAGTAAAGGGTTGTTGCGCTTTGCCGGAAACAGTGACTACAAGTTATTTTTACTTGTCATATCCGTAACCGCGCTTATCGGATCAGTGTTGAGCAATACGGGGACGGTAGCGCTGCTTATGCCCATCGTGGTGAGTATGGCCACCTCCTCCAACATGAGTGTCCGGCGTTTGTTGATGCCGATGGCTTTCGCCAGCAGCATAGGTGGTATGATGACACTTATTGGAACGCCGCCAATCCTTATCGTACATAATACGCTTGTTGAGTCTGGGCATCGTGGATTTTCGTTTTTTACCACATTACCCGTAGGAATAATTTTGTTGTTTTGCGGAATTTTATTATTATGGCCTTTGAGCAAAACACTTGATAAAAAAAGGAAGAAAGACGACGATGACAACCGTTCGACAGTGAAGTCTCCCAAGCAGCTGGTAACGGAATACCGGTTGGCAGAAAACATGTACAGGGTGGAAACGAACGGGAAATCTCCGGTGGTCGGGAAAAAACTTTCCGAACTCGATATAACGAAGCAATATGCCGTGACTATCGCCGAAATACGCCGCAGGTCGACGTCGCCGTTCAAGAAAACCGTTACCCAGGAATTGCCTGAAGCCGGGACCGTACTTGGCGATAATGACGTGTTGTACCTGATTGGCGATTTTGTTAACGTTGCCCGGTTTGCTGAAGAGAAGGACCTTAAATTCATCGATCAGTCCTCCGACGACTCCATGCCTACTTTTTCGGGAAAACTGAAGTTCGATGAGATTGGTATGGCCGAGGTGGTTGTGCTTGCCAACTCCAACATCATTGGTCACCCGGTAAGGGAGTCGGGTTTCCGGAAGAACTACAACGTAAATATTATCGGCATACAACGCAAGACGCGCTATCTGGTGCAAAATGTGAAAGACGAAAAAATACAGTCGGGCGATATGTTGTTGGTCCAGGGTGCATGGGAAGACATTGACAGGTTAAGCCGTTTGCAAGCTGAAATTGTAGTCATCGGGCAACCCTCGGCAGAGGCATCCAAGGTAACGCTTGAAGACAAAGCACCCGTTGCGGGAATTATTATGGGATTGATGGTTGTTGCGATGATCTTTAACTTTTTTCCGCCTGTGGTGGCGGTATTGATGGCTGCTGTCGCCATGATCCTTGCGGGATGTTTTCGAAGCGTACGCGATGCTTATCGTACGATTAACTGGGAAAGCGTCATCTTGTTTGCCGCCATGATGCCTTTGGCTACGGCTATGGAGAAAACCGGAGCATCAGAACTTATCTCTTCGGGTATAGTCGGTTCGCTGGGAAGTCGTGGCCCTTATTTGGTATTGGCCGGAATTTATTTGGGTACCTCCATTCTCACGATGTTTATCAGCAACACGGCAACGGCTATTTTGTTTGCGCCCATTGCACTGCAGGCTGCCGTTGCGTTGGGTGTCAGCCCTTATCCTTTCCTGGTTGCGGTAGCGGTTGCTGCCAGTATGTGTTTTGCAAGTCCTTTTTCCACACCGCCCAACGCCATGGTTGTATCGGCAGGCCGGTACAGCTTTTTGGATTACGTTAGGGTGGGATTACCGCTGCAGGTTTTCTACATGGTAATTATGGTGTTTGCCTTGCCTTTGGTGTTCCCGTTCTGA